Proteins from a genomic interval of Zingiber officinale cultivar Zhangliang chromosome 1B, Zo_v1.1, whole genome shotgun sequence:
- the LOC121982240 gene encoding ATPase GET3A-like: MAAGVLEGSVSNILEQESLKWVFVGGKGGVGKTTCSSIISILLAQVRQSVLVISTDPAHNLSDAFQQRFTKIPTLVNGFSNLYAMEVDPKVEGDELSGEGLDGFLSELTNAIPGVDEAMSFAEMLKLVQTMDYSVIVFDTAPTGHTLRLLQFPSTLEKGLEKVMSLKNRFGGLLTQATRLFGLGDEFNEDVMLGRLEGMKDLIEHVNKQFKDPDLTTFVCVCIPEFLSLYETERLVQELAKFEIDAHNIIINQVIFDEEAVDSKLLKARIKMQQKYIDQFYMLYDDFNITKLPLLPHEVCGVEALKNFSQHFISPYKPSHVRGTVEELQQRISTLRSQLEEAKLELERLQKGKQIA; encoded by the exons ATGGCGGCTGGAGTCCTCGAGGGTTCTGTGAGCAACATCCTTGAGCAGGAGTCGCTCAAGTGGGTGTTCGTCGGTGGAAAGGGCGGCGTCGGCAAGACGACCTGTAGCTCCATCATCTCCATCCTCCTCGCCCAGGTTCGCCAGTCCGTCCTCGTCATCTCCACCGACCCTGCCCATAACCTAAGCGACGCCTTCCAACAGCGATTCACCAAGATCCCAACCCTCGTTAACGGCTTCTCCAACCTCTACGCCATG GAAGTGGATCCCAAGGTGGAGGGAGACGAGCTGTCTGGTGAGGGCTTGGATGGATTTCTTTCTGAGCTTACGAATGCGATCCCTGGAGTCGACGAGGCCATGAGCTTCGCTGAAATGCTCAA ATTAGTCCAGACAATGGATTATTCAGTTATAGTGTTTGATACTGCTCCAACTGGTCATACTTTAAGACTGTTGCAATTCCCATCAACTTTAGAGAAGGGGCTTGAGAAAGTTATGTCTCTAAAAAATAGATTTGGCGGTTTGTTGACCCAG GCTACTCGTCTTTTTGGTCTTGGTGATGAGTTCAATGAGGATGTGATGCTAGGAAGGCTAGAGGGTATGAAGGATCTGATTGAGCATGTAAACAAGCAGTTTAAAGATCCA GATCTGACAACATTTGTCTGCGTTTGCATCCCAGAGTTTCTTTCTCTATATGAAACTGAGAGGTTGGTGCAAGAATTAGCAAAGTTTGAGATAGATGCTCATAATATTATCATTAACCaagtaatttttgatgaagaag CCGTCGACTCCAAATTATTGAAAGCAAGAATAAAGATGCAACAAAAGTACATTGACCAGTTCTACATGCTCTATGATGACTTCAATATCACCAAATTACCACTGCTTCCGCACGAG GTCTGTGGAGTTGAAGCTCTTAAGAATTTCTCTCAACACTTCATTTCCCCATATAAGCCTTCACACGTCCGGGGAACCGTAGAGGAGCTGCAGCAGAGAATATCTACCTTGAGATCACAGCTGGAGGAAGCAAAGTTAGAGCTAGAGAGATTGCAAAAAGGAAAGCAGATAGCTTGA